The following are from one region of the Klebsiella aerogenes genome:
- the hpaD gene encoding 3,4-dihydroxyphenylacetate 2,3-dioxygenase, with protein MGKLALAAKITHVPSMYLSELPGKNHGCRQGAIDGHKEIGKRCREMGVDTIIVFDTHWLVNSAYHINCADHFQGIYTSNELPHFIRDMTYDYDGNPELGHLIADEAVKLGVRAKAHNIPSLKLEYGTLVPMRYMNSDKHFKVVSISAFCTVHDFADSRKLGQAILTAIEKYDGTVAVLASGSLSHRFIDDQRAEEGMNSYTREFDHQMDERVVKLWREGKFKEFCTMLPEYADYCYGEGNMHDTVMLLGLLGWDKYDGKVEFITELFASSGTGQVNAVFPLPAQA; from the coding sequence ATGGGTAAGTTAGCGTTAGCAGCAAAAATCACTCACGTACCGTCAATGTATCTTTCTGAGCTGCCGGGGAAAAACCACGGCTGTCGTCAGGGCGCCATCGACGGTCATAAAGAGATTGGCAAGCGGTGCCGCGAAATGGGCGTCGACACCATCATCGTGTTCGATACCCACTGGCTGGTGAATAGCGCCTATCACATCAACTGCGCTGACCATTTCCAGGGCATCTACACCAGTAACGAACTGCCGCATTTTATTCGCGACATGACCTACGACTATGACGGCAACCCGGAGCTGGGCCACCTGATCGCCGACGAGGCCGTTAAGCTTGGCGTGCGCGCCAAGGCGCACAATATTCCGAGCCTGAAGCTGGAGTACGGCACCCTGGTGCCGATGCGCTACATGAATAGCGATAAGCATTTCAAAGTGGTGTCGATCTCCGCGTTCTGTACGGTTCACGACTTTGCCGACAGCCGCAAATTGGGCCAGGCGATCCTCACCGCTATCGAGAAATATGACGGCACCGTGGCGGTGCTGGCCAGCGGTTCGCTGTCGCACCGCTTCATCGACGACCAACGCGCCGAAGAAGGCATGAACAGCTATACCCGCGAATTCGATCACCAAATGGATGAGCGGGTGGTGAAGCTGTGGCGCGAGGGCAAATTCAAAGAGTTCTGCACCATGCTGCCGGAGTATGCCGATTACTGCTACGGCGAGGGCAACATGCACGACACGGTGATGCTGCTCGGCCTGTTGGGCTGGGATAAATACGACGGCAAGGTGGAGTTTATCACCGAGCTGTTCGCCAGCTCCGGTACCGGCCAGGTCAACGCCGTGTTCCCACTACCGGCGCAGGCATAA
- a CDS encoding 5-carboxymethyl-2-hydroxymuconate Delta-isomerase: MPHFIAECSDNIREQADLPGLFAKVNEALAATGIFPIGGIRSRAHWLDTWQMADGKHDYAFVHMTLKIGAGRSLESRQEVGEMLFTLIKAHFAALMESRYLALSFAMEELDPTLNYKQNNVHALFK; this comes from the coding sequence ATGCCGCATTTTATCGCCGAATGTAGCGACAATATCCGCGAACAGGCTGATTTACCGGGTCTGTTCGCCAAAGTTAACGAGGCGCTGGCCGCCACCGGCATCTTTCCGATTGGCGGTATTCGCAGCCGTGCCCATTGGCTGGATACCTGGCAGATGGCCGACGGTAAGCATGATTACGCTTTCGTGCATATGACGCTGAAGATCGGTGCCGGGCGCAGCCTGGAAAGCCGACAGGAAGTAGGCGAAATGCTGTTTACGCTGATTAAGGCCCACTTCGCCGCGTTGATGGAAAGCCGCTACCTGGCGCTGTCGTTCGCCATGGAAGAGCTGGATCCGACGCTCAACTACAAACAGAACAACGTGCACGCGTTATTTAAATAA
- the hpaH gene encoding 2-oxo-hepta-3-ene-1,7-dioic acid hydratase, whose amino-acid sequence MLDKQTRTQIAQRLNQAEKQREQIRAISLDYPSITIEDAYAVQREWVEMKIAEGRVLKGHKIGLTSKAMQASSQISEPDYGALLDDMFFHDGSDIPTDRFIVPRIEVELAFVLAKPLRGPNCTLFDVYNATDYVIPALELIDARCHNIDPETQRPRKVFDTISDNAANAGVILGGRPIKPDELDLRWISALLYRNGVIEETGVAAGVLNHPANGVAWLANKLAPYDVQLEAGQIILGGSFTRPVPARKGDTFHVDYGNMGAISCRFV is encoded by the coding sequence ATGCTCGATAAACAGACCCGCACGCAGATCGCCCAGCGGCTGAATCAGGCCGAAAAGCAGCGTGAACAGATCCGCGCGATCTCGCTGGATTACCCGTCGATCACCATTGAGGACGCTTACGCCGTCCAGCGTGAGTGGGTCGAAATGAAGATCGCCGAAGGCCGCGTGCTGAAAGGCCACAAGATCGGTCTGACATCGAAAGCGATGCAGGCCAGCTCGCAAATCAGCGAACCGGACTACGGCGCGCTGCTCGACGATATGTTCTTCCACGACGGCAGCGACATCCCGACCGACCGCTTCATCGTGCCGCGCATTGAAGTGGAGCTGGCCTTCGTACTGGCAAAACCGCTGCGCGGGCCGAACTGCACGCTGTTCGATGTTTACAACGCCACCGACTATGTCATCCCGGCGCTGGAGCTGATTGACGCCCGCTGCCACAACATCGACCCGGAAACCCAGCGCCCGCGCAAAGTGTTCGACACCATCTCCGATAACGCCGCCAACGCCGGGGTGATCCTCGGCGGCCGCCCGATTAAACCGGATGAGCTCGACCTGCGCTGGATCTCCGCCCTGCTGTACCGCAACGGGGTGATTGAAGAGACCGGCGTCGCCGCTGGCGTACTTAACCATCCGGCGAACGGCGTGGCCTGGCTGGCCAACAAACTGGCGCCATACGACGTTCAACTGGAAGCCGGGCAAATTATCCTCGGCGGCTCTTTCACCCGCCCGGTACCGGCGCGTAAGGGCGATACCTTCCACGTCGATTACGGCAACATGGGCGCGATCAGCTGCCGTTTTGTCTGA
- the hpaI gene encoding 4-hydroxy-2-oxoheptanedioate aldolase → MNNTFKEALKAGRPQIGLWLGLCSSYSAELLAGAGFDWLLIDGEHAPNNVQTVLTQLQAIAPYPSQPVVRPSWNDPVQIKQLLDVGAQTLLVPMVQNADEARLAVRATRYPPAGIRGVGSALARASRWNRVPDYIHQANDAMCVLVQIETREALKNLPQILDVEGVDGVFIGPADLSADMGFGGNPQHPEVQAAIESAIQQIRQAGKAPGILMANEQLAKRYLELGALFVAVGVDTTLLARGAEALAARFNHTATTTTDNNKSVY, encoded by the coding sequence ATGAACAACACCTTTAAAGAAGCGCTCAAGGCCGGGCGTCCGCAAATCGGCCTGTGGCTGGGGTTGTGCAGCAGCTACAGCGCCGAACTGCTGGCCGGCGCCGGGTTCGACTGGTTACTGATCGACGGCGAACATGCGCCGAATAACGTGCAGACGGTGCTAACCCAACTGCAGGCTATCGCCCCCTACCCCAGCCAGCCGGTGGTCCGCCCGTCGTGGAACGATCCGGTGCAGATTAAACAACTGCTGGACGTCGGCGCGCAGACCCTGCTGGTGCCGATGGTGCAGAATGCCGACGAAGCCCGGCTGGCGGTAAGAGCCACCCGCTACCCGCCTGCGGGCATCCGCGGCGTCGGCAGCGCCCTGGCCCGCGCCTCGCGCTGGAATCGCGTCCCGGATTATATCCATCAGGCCAACGACGCCATGTGCGTGCTGGTACAGATTGAGACCCGGGAAGCGCTGAAAAACCTGCCGCAGATCCTCGATGTCGAAGGCGTGGACGGCGTCTTTATCGGCCCGGCGGATCTCAGCGCCGATATGGGCTTTGGCGGTAATCCGCAGCACCCGGAAGTGCAGGCCGCCATCGAAAGCGCTATCCAGCAGATCCGCCAGGCTGGCAAAGCGCCGGGGATCCTGATGGCCAATGAGCAGCTCGCTAAGCGTTACCTCGAACTGGGCGCGCTGTTCGTCGCGGTCGGCGTCGATACCACCCTGCTGGCCCGCGGCGCGGAAGCGTTAGCCGCCCGCTTTAACCACACAGCCACCACCACAACAGATAACAATAAATCCGTCTACTAA
- the hpaX gene encoding 4-hydroxyphenylacetate permease → MTLQHNDNKASEVENRVIKKLFRRLITFLFVLFVFSFLDRINIGFAGLTMGKDLGLTSTMFGLAATLFYVTYVLCGIPSNIMLAKVGARRWIAGIMVVWGIASTCTMFATSPHTLYILRMLVGIAEAGFLPGILVYLTWWFPAYHRARANALFMIAMPVTMMLGSILSGYILALDGVWNLKGWQWLFLLEGLPSVVLGVVTWFFLHDTPDKASWLDNEEKQALKSMIDRERENAAIVPASPRSTLREVLTPAVLMYTLAYFCLTNTLSAINIWTPQILQSFNTGSSNIMIGLLAAIPQFCTIFGMIWWSRRSDRRKERKMHTILPYLFAAAGWLLASATHHSLVQLIGIIMASVGSFTAMAIFWTTPDRVISLQSRAVALAVINAIGNVGSAVSPLLIGILRDTTGSFSSGLWFVAGLLIVGALVLTRIPMSQRDNAAAAPGLAAQKGH, encoded by the coding sequence ATGACCCTACAACACAATGATAATAAAGCCTCTGAAGTCGAAAACCGGGTGATCAAAAAGCTGTTCCGCCGCCTGATCACGTTCCTGTTTGTTCTCTTTGTATTCTCATTTTTGGACCGCATTAATATCGGTTTCGCCGGTCTGACGATGGGCAAAGACCTCGGCCTGACCTCCACCATGTTCGGCCTGGCGGCGACGCTGTTCTACGTCACCTACGTGCTGTGCGGGATCCCCAGTAATATCATGCTGGCGAAGGTCGGCGCGCGCCGTTGGATCGCCGGGATTATGGTAGTCTGGGGGATAGCCTCGACCTGCACCATGTTCGCCACCAGCCCGCATACGCTGTACATCCTACGGATGCTGGTCGGCATCGCCGAAGCGGGCTTCCTGCCGGGGATCCTCGTCTATCTGACCTGGTGGTTCCCGGCCTACCATCGCGCCCGCGCCAACGCCCTGTTTATGATCGCCATGCCGGTCACCATGATGCTCGGCTCGATTCTTTCTGGCTATATTCTGGCGCTCGACGGCGTGTGGAATCTGAAGGGCTGGCAGTGGCTGTTCCTGTTGGAAGGCCTACCGTCAGTGGTGCTCGGCGTCGTCACCTGGTTCTTCCTCCACGACACGCCGGATAAAGCCAGTTGGTTGGATAACGAGGAGAAGCAGGCGCTGAAGTCAATGATCGATCGCGAACGAGAAAATGCGGCGATTGTCCCGGCGTCGCCGCGCTCGACGCTACGCGAAGTGCTGACGCCAGCGGTGCTGATGTATACCCTCGCCTACTTCTGCCTGACCAATACCCTCAGCGCCATTAACATCTGGACGCCGCAGATCCTGCAAAGCTTCAACACCGGCAGCAGCAACATTATGATCGGCCTGCTGGCGGCAATCCCGCAATTCTGTACTATCTTCGGCATGATCTGGTGGAGCCGCCGCTCCGACCGGCGCAAAGAGCGCAAGATGCACACCATCCTGCCCTACCTGTTCGCCGCCGCGGGCTGGCTGCTGGCCTCGGCAACCCATCACAGCCTGGTCCAGCTGATCGGCATTATTATGGCCTCGGTGGGGTCTTTCACCGCGATGGCGATTTTCTGGACCACTCCGGATCGGGTGATCAGCCTGCAATCGCGCGCGGTAGCGCTGGCGGTAATCAACGCTATCGGCAACGTCGGCTCTGCCGTCAGCCCGCTATTGATCGGCATTTTACGCGATACCACCGGCAGCTTTAGCTCCGGGTTGTGGTTTGTCGCCGGGTTGCTGATCGTCGGCGCGCTGGTACTCACCCGCATCCCGATGAGCCAGCGCGATAATGCCGCCGCCGCGCCTGGTTTAGCGGCGCAAAAGGGCCACTAA
- the hpaA gene encoding 4-hydroxyphenylacetate catabolism regulatory protein HpaA, protein MCQHSIANIDINKDYDESLGTEEVHYQSFARMAAFFGRDMQAHRHDRYFQMHFLDTGQIELQLDDHRYSVQAPLFVLTPPSVPHAFITESDSDGHVLTVHEELIWPLLEVLYPGTRETFGLPGICLSLADKPDELAALAHYWQLIRRESTAQLPGREHTLALLAQSVFTLLLRNAKLDDHAASGMRGELKLFQRFNQMIDSHYHQHWTVPDYANELHLTESRLTDICRRFANRPPKRLIFDRQLREAKRLLLFSDSAVNEIAWQLGFKDPAYFARFFNRLVGCSPSSYRAQKVPVS, encoded by the coding sequence ATGTGCCAGCATTCAATCGCCAATATCGATATTAATAAAGATTACGACGAGAGTCTGGGCACTGAAGAGGTGCACTATCAGTCGTTTGCCCGCATGGCGGCCTTTTTTGGCCGCGATATGCAGGCGCATCGCCATGACCGCTATTTTCAGATGCACTTTCTTGATACCGGGCAGATTGAGCTCCAACTCGATGATCATCGCTATTCGGTACAGGCGCCGCTATTTGTATTAACGCCGCCCTCGGTGCCGCACGCGTTCATTACCGAGTCCGATAGCGATGGCCACGTGCTGACGGTACATGAGGAGCTCATCTGGCCGCTGCTGGAGGTACTCTATCCCGGCACGCGGGAAACATTCGGCCTGCCGGGGATCTGCCTGTCACTGGCCGATAAACCTGACGAACTGGCGGCGCTGGCGCACTACTGGCAGCTTATCAGGCGCGAATCTACCGCCCAATTACCGGGGCGCGAGCATACTCTGGCGTTGCTGGCGCAGTCGGTATTTACCCTGTTGCTGCGTAATGCGAAGCTCGACGATCACGCCGCCAGCGGCATGCGCGGCGAGCTGAAATTATTCCAGCGCTTTAACCAGATGATCGATAGCCACTATCATCAGCACTGGACGGTGCCGGATTACGCCAACGAGCTGCACCTGACCGAATCGCGGCTGACCGATATCTGCCGCCGCTTCGCCAACCGCCCGCCGAAGCGGCTGATCTTCGACCGCCAGTTACGCGAGGCAAAGCGGCTGCTGCTGTTCTCCGATAGCGCGGTCAATGAGATTGCCTGGCAACTGGGGTTTAAAGACCCCGCCTATTTCGCCCGCTTTTTTAATCGCTTAGTGGGATGTTCACCCAGCAGTTACCGGGCGCAGAAAGTACCGGTGTCGTAA
- the hpaB gene encoding 4-hydroxyphenylacetate 3-monooxygenase, oxygenase component: MKPEDFRADAKRPLTGEEYLKSLQDGREIYIYGERVKDVTTHPAFRNAAASVAQLYDALHKPDMQDSLCWGTDTGSGGYTHKFFRVAKSADDLRQQRDAIAEWSRLSYGWMGRTPDYKAAFGCALGANPAFYGQFEQNARNWYTRIQETGLYFNHAIVNPPIDRHKPADEVKDVYIKLEKETDAGIIVSGAKVVATNSALTHYNMIGFGSAQVMGENPDFALMFVAPMDAEGVKLISRASYEMVAGATGSPYDYPLSSRFDENDAILVMDKVLIPWENVLIYRDFDRCRRWTMEGGFARMYPLQACVRLAVKLDFITALLKRSLECTGTLEFRGVQADLGEVVAWRNMFWALSDSMCSEATPWVNGAWLPDHAALQTYRVMAPMAYAKIKNIIERNVTSGLIYLPSSARDLNNPQIDQYLAKYVRGSNGMDHVERIKILKLMWDAIGSEFGGRHELYEINYSGSQDEIRLQCLRQAQSSGNMDKMMAMVDRCLSEYDQHGWTVPHLHNNSDINMLDKLLK, translated from the coding sequence ATGAAACCTGAAGATTTCCGCGCCGATGCGAAACGCCCGTTAACTGGCGAAGAGTATTTAAAAAGCCTGCAGGATGGCCGCGAAATTTATATCTACGGCGAGCGCGTGAAGGATGTCACCACTCACCCGGCCTTCCGTAATGCCGCGGCCTCTGTCGCTCAGTTGTACGATGCGCTGCACAAACCGGACATGCAGGATTCTCTGTGCTGGGGTACCGACACCGGCAGCGGCGGCTACACCCACAAATTCTTCCGCGTGGCGAAAAGCGCCGACGACCTGCGCCAACAGCGCGACGCCATCGCCGAATGGTCGCGTTTAAGCTACGGCTGGATGGGACGCACCCCGGACTATAAAGCCGCCTTCGGCTGCGCGCTGGGCGCTAACCCGGCGTTCTACGGCCAGTTCGAGCAGAACGCCCGCAACTGGTACACCCGTATTCAGGAAACCGGCCTGTACTTTAACCACGCTATCGTCAACCCGCCGATCGACCGCCACAAACCGGCCGATGAAGTGAAAGACGTCTACATCAAGCTGGAAAAAGAGACCGACGCCGGGATCATCGTCAGCGGCGCGAAAGTGGTCGCCACCAACTCAGCGCTGACCCACTACAACATGATCGGCTTCGGCTCGGCGCAGGTGATGGGCGAGAACCCGGACTTCGCGCTGATGTTTGTCGCGCCGATGGATGCCGAAGGCGTCAAACTGATCTCCCGCGCCTCATATGAAATGGTCGCTGGCGCGACCGGCTCCCCGTACGACTATCCGCTCTCCAGCCGCTTCGACGAGAACGATGCGATTCTGGTGATGGATAAAGTGCTGATCCCGTGGGAAAACGTGCTAATTTATCGCGACTTCGACCGCTGCCGCCGCTGGACTATGGAAGGCGGTTTCGCCCGCATGTATCCGCTGCAGGCCTGCGTGCGTCTGGCGGTGAAACTGGACTTTATCACCGCCCTGCTGAAGCGTTCTCTGGAATGTACCGGCACCCTCGAATTCCGCGGCGTGCAGGCCGACCTCGGCGAAGTGGTCGCGTGGCGCAATATGTTCTGGGCGCTGAGCGATTCCATGTGTTCGGAAGCGACGCCATGGGTCAACGGCGCATGGTTGCCGGATCACGCCGCGCTGCAAACCTATCGCGTGATGGCGCCGATGGCCTACGCCAAGATTAAGAATATCATCGAGCGCAACGTCACCAGCGGCCTGATTTATCTGCCGTCCAGCGCCCGCGATTTGAACAACCCGCAAATCGACCAGTATCTGGCGAAGTACGTGCGCGGCTCCAACGGCATGGATCACGTTGAACGCATCAAGATCCTGAAACTGATGTGGGATGCGATCGGCAGCGAATTCGGCGGCCGTCACGAGCTGTATGAAATCAACTATTCCGGTAGCCAGGATGAGATTCGCCTGCAGTGCCTGCGCCAGGCACAGAGCTCCGGCAATATGGACAAGATGATGGCGATGGTCGACCGCTGCCTGTCCGAGTACGACCAGCACGGATGGACGGTGCCGCATCTGCACAATAACTCTGATATCAATATGTTGGATAAGCTGCTGAAGTAA
- a CDS encoding 4-hydroxyphenylacetate 3-monooxygenase reductase subunit has protein sequence MQLDEQRLRFRDAMASLSAAVNVVTTEGEAGRCGITATAVCSVTDTPPSVMVCINANSAMNPVFQGNGKLCINVLNHEQEVMARHFAGMTGMTMEERFALSCWQQGALGQPVLKGSLASLEGEISQVQTIGSHLVYLVEIRNITLSQQGHGLIYFKRRFHPVMMEMEVAV, from the coding sequence ATGCAATTAGATGAACAACGCCTGCGTTTTCGCGATGCCATGGCCAGCCTGTCGGCCGCGGTGAACGTTGTCACCACCGAAGGCGAAGCTGGCCGCTGCGGCATTACCGCGACTGCAGTCTGCTCCGTCACGGATACGCCGCCGTCGGTGATGGTTTGTATCAACGCCAACAGCGCGATGAACCCGGTATTTCAGGGGAACGGCAAGTTGTGCATCAACGTGCTGAACCACGAACAGGAAGTCATGGCCCGTCATTTCGCCGGGATGACCGGGATGACGATGGAAGAGCGCTTCGCTCTCAGCTGCTGGCAGCAAGGCGCGCTGGGACAACCGGTGCTGAAAGGCTCGCTGGCCAGTCTTGAGGGGGAAATTAGCCAGGTGCAAACCATCGGCAGCCATCTGGTGTATCTGGTGGAGATCAGGAACATTACCCTGAGCCAGCAAGGGCACGGCCTGATTTACTTTAAACGCCGTTTCCACCCGGTGATGATGGAAATGGAAGTCGCCGTGTAA
- a CDS encoding carbon starvation CstA family protein yields the protein MDTKKLFKHIPWVILGIIGAFCLSVVALRRGEHVSALWIVVASVSVYLVAYRYYSLYIAQKVMKLDPTRATPAVINNDGLNYVPTNRYVLFGHHFAAIAGAGPLVGPVLAAQMGYLPGTLWLLAGVVLAGAVQDFMVLFISSRRNGASLGEMIKQEMGPVPGSIALFGCFLIMIIILAVLALIVVKALAESPWGVFTVCSTVPIALFMGIYMRFLRPGRVGEVSVIGIVLLVASIWFGGIIAHDPYWGPALTFKDTTITFTLIGYAFISALLPVWLILAPRDYLATFLKIGVIVGLALGIVILNPDLKMPAVTQYIDGTGPLWKGALFPFLFITIACGAVSGFHALIASGTTPKLLANETDARFIGYGAMLMESFVAVMALVAASIIEPGLYFAMNTPPAGLGITMPNLHEMGGENAAMIAAQLKDVTAHAAATVSSWGFVISPEQILQTAKDIGEPSVLNRAGGAPTLAVGIAHVFHKIIPMADMGFWYHFGILFEALFILTALDAGTRAGRFMLQDLLGNFVPFLKKTDSLIAGVIGTAGCVGLWGYLLYQGVVDPLGGVKSLWPLFGISNQMLAAVALVLGTVVLVKMQRTKYIWVTVIPAAWLLLCTTWALGLKLFSTNPQMEGFFFMAQQYKEKIAAGGELTAQQVANMNHIVVNNYTNAGLSILFLVVVYSIIFYGIKTWLNVRNNKVRTDKETPYVPVPEGGVKTSSHH from the coding sequence ATGGATACCAAAAAACTATTCAAGCACATCCCTTGGGTGATTCTTGGAATCATCGGAGCATTTTGCCTCTCAGTCGTCGCACTGCGCCGCGGTGAGCACGTTAGTGCGCTGTGGATCGTCGTCGCGTCGGTTTCCGTGTACCTCGTCGCCTACCGTTATTACAGCCTGTATATCGCGCAGAAGGTGATGAAGCTTGACCCGACGCGCGCGACGCCGGCGGTCATTAATAACGATGGCCTGAACTACGTGCCGACCAACCGCTACGTGCTGTTTGGCCACCACTTCGCCGCCATCGCCGGGGCTGGTCCGCTGGTCGGCCCGGTACTGGCCGCCCAAATGGGTTACCTGCCGGGTACCCTGTGGCTGCTGGCCGGCGTGGTGCTGGCAGGGGCGGTACAGGACTTTATGGTGCTGTTTATCTCTTCGCGTCGTAACGGCGCCTCGCTGGGCGAGATGATCAAACAGGAAATGGGGCCGGTTCCGGGGTCTATCGCCCTGTTCGGCTGTTTCCTGATTATGATCATCATCCTCGCGGTGCTGGCGTTGATCGTGGTGAAAGCGCTGGCGGAGAGCCCGTGGGGCGTCTTTACCGTCTGCTCGACCGTGCCGATCGCGCTGTTCATGGGTATCTACATGCGCTTCCTGCGCCCTGGCCGCGTGGGCGAGGTCTCGGTTATCGGTATCGTGCTGTTGGTGGCCTCTATCTGGTTCGGCGGCATCATTGCCCACGATCCGTACTGGGGCCCGGCGCTGACCTTTAAAGACACCACCATCACCTTTACCCTGATTGGCTACGCGTTCATCTCCGCGCTGCTGCCGGTATGGCTGATTCTGGCGCCGCGCGACTATCTGGCAACCTTCCTGAAAATCGGCGTGATCGTCGGTCTGGCGCTGGGGATCGTTATCCTCAACCCGGACCTAAAAATGCCGGCAGTGACCCAGTACATTGATGGTACCGGCCCGCTGTGGAAAGGCGCGCTGTTCCCGTTCCTGTTTATTACCATCGCCTGTGGCGCGGTCTCTGGCTTCCACGCGCTGATCGCCTCCGGCACCACGCCGAAACTGCTGGCTAACGAAACTGACGCCCGCTTTATCGGCTACGGCGCGATGCTGATGGAATCTTTTGTTGCGGTAATGGCACTGGTCGCCGCCTCGATTATCGAACCAGGCCTCTACTTCGCGATGAATACCCCGCCAGCAGGCCTGGGTATCACCATGCCGAACCTGCATGAAATGGGCGGTGAAAACGCGGCAATGATCGCCGCGCAGCTGAAGGATGTAACGGCTCACGCAGCGGCAACCGTCAGTTCCTGGGGCTTTGTGATTTCACCTGAGCAGATCCTGCAGACGGCGAAAGATATCGGCGAACCTTCGGTACTGAACCGCGCGGGCGGCGCGCCGACGCTGGCTGTCGGTATCGCCCACGTGTTCCACAAAATCATCCCGATGGCGGATATGGGCTTCTGGTATCACTTCGGTATCCTGTTTGAAGCGCTGTTTATCCTTACCGCGCTGGATGCCGGTACGCGCGCAGGCCGCTTTATGCTGCAGGATTTACTGGGCAACTTCGTACCGTTCCTGAAGAAAACCGACTCGCTGATCGCGGGGGTTATCGGTACTGCGGGCTGCGTCGGTCTGTGGGGCTACCTGCTGTATCAGGGCGTGGTCGATCCGCTGGGCGGCGTGAAGAGCCTGTGGCCGCTGTTCGGTATCTCTAACCAGATGCTGGCCGCGGTAGCGCTGGTGCTCGGCACCGTGGTGCTGGTCAAAATGCAGCGCACTAAGTATATCTGGGTCACCGTTATCCCGGCTGCGTGGCTGCTGCTGTGCACCACCTGGGCGCTGGGCCTGAAACTGTTTAGCACCAACCCGCAGATGGAAGGCTTCTTCTTTATGGCTCAGCAGTATAAAGAGAAGATTGCCGCTGGCGGCGAGCTGACCGCGCAACAAGTTGCCAACATGAACCACATCGTGGTCAACAACTACACTAACGCCGGCCTGAGCATTCTGTTCCTGGTAGTGGTGTACAGCATCATCTTCTACGGCATCAAAACCTGGCTTAATGTCCGCAACAATAAAGTGCGCACCGACAAAGAGACCCCGTACGTGCCGGTACCGGAAGGCGGCGTGAAGACCTCGTCACATCATTAA
- a CDS encoding YbdD/YjiX family protein: MFGNLGEAKKYLGQAAKMLIGIPDYDNYVTHMQTNHPDQPYMTYEEFFRERQQARYGGDGKGGVRCC; this comes from the coding sequence ATGTTTGGTAACTTAGGCGAAGCAAAAAAATATCTCGGCCAGGCGGCGAAGATGCTGATTGGCATTCCGGATTACGACAACTACGTCACGCATATGCAAACCAACCATCCGGATCAGCCGTACATGACTTATGAAGAATTCTTCCGCGAACGCCAGCAGGCCCGCTACGGCGGCGATGGCAAAGGCGGCGTACGCTGCTGTTAA
- the yjiA gene encoding GTPase: protein MAPIAVTLLTGFLGAGKTTLLRHILNEQHGFKIAVIENEFGEVSVDDQLIGDRATQIKTLTNGCICCTRSNELEDALLDLLDSRDRGDIAFDRLVIECTGMADPGPIIQTFFSHEVLCERYLLDGVIALVDAVHADQQMNQFTIAQSQVGYADRILLTKTDVAGDTEKLRERLAHINARAPIYTVIHGDIDLSQLFNTRGFMLEEKVVSAKPRFHFLAEKQNDVSSIVVELDYPVDISEVSRVMENLLLSFAEQLMRYKGMLWIDGEPNRLLFQGVQRLYSADWDRPWGDETPHSTLVFIGIQLPEDEIRAAFASLKH from the coding sequence ATGGCACCGATTGCAGTGACCCTACTAACCGGTTTTCTCGGCGCAGGAAAAACCACCCTGCTGCGCCATATTCTCAATGAGCAACACGGCTTCAAAATCGCCGTTATCGAAAACGAGTTCGGCGAAGTGTCGGTAGACGATCAGCTGATCGGCGATCGCGCCACGCAAATTAAAACGCTGACCAATGGTTGCATCTGCTGTACCCGTTCCAACGAACTGGAAGACGCGCTGCTCGATTTGCTCGACAGCCGCGATCGCGGTGACATTGCGTTCGACCGACTGGTGATTGAGTGCACCGGCATGGCCGACCCGGGGCCCATTATTCAGACCTTTTTCTCCCATGAGGTGCTTTGCGAACGCTACCTGCTGGATGGCGTGATCGCGCTGGTGGATGCCGTCCATGCCGACCAGCAGATGAATCAGTTCACCATCGCTCAGTCGCAGGTCGGTTACGCAGACCGTATTCTGTTAACCAAAACCGACGTCGCCGGTGATACCGAAAAGCTGCGCGAACGCCTGGCGCACATCAACGCCCGAGCGCCGATTTATACCGTCATCCATGGCGATATCGACCTGAGCCAACTGTTCAATACCCGCGGTTTTATGCTGGAAGAGAAGGTCGTCAGCGCCAAACCGCGTTTTCATTTCCTTGCTGAAAAACAAAACGACGTCTCGTCGATTGTGGTTGAACTCGACTATCCGGTGGATATCAGCGAGGTATCGCGAGTGATGGAAAACCTGCTGCTCTCCTTCGCCGAACAATTGATGCGCTATAAAGGGATGCTGTGGATCGACGGCGAACCGAATCGCCTGTTGTTCCAGGGCGTGCAGCGCCTGTACAGCGCCGATTGGGATCGCCCGTGGGGCGACGAAACGCCGCACAGCACGCTGGTGTTTATCGGCATTCAACTGCCGGAAGATGAGATTCGCGCCGCATTTGCCAGCTTAAAACACTGA